The genomic region TCCAGCCGTTCCCTCGGCGGGGCCCCGATGATCTCGCCGACCTCCCGCCCGTTGCAGAAGAACTTCAGCGTGGGGAGTCCCGAGATGCCGTACCTCTTGGTAAGCTCCGGCGCCTCGTCGGCGTTCACCTTGGTGAAGCGGAGCTGGCCCGCCATCTTCTTCGACAGTTCGTCGTAGATCGGGGCGAGTTTCTTGCAATAGATGCACCACGGCGCCCAAAAGTCGACGACGACGAGATCGTGGCCGCCGAGAGCGATGCTGTCAAAATCCGCGGATGTCAAGGCTTGGATGCTGGTCTGGGTTTCCGGTGTCATTTTCGGTCACTTCCTCGAGAAATGCGTGAAACGCGGTACATGGATTTCGGGGGCGCGTCGATTCAGCCGCAGCTGCACGCGCCCTTCGCCTCGAGTTCCCTTTTCTCCTCGGCGGTTTTTGGAACGTGCATCAGTGGAATGCCCTCGCACCGGGCCCAATAATCGGACTCGATCGGCTTAGGTTTTTCTTTCGCGTCCATGGATTCACGTATGGTCCCGCCTGCCGATAAGGGTTCCTTAGAAGGGTCCAAACGTGCGACCTGCGCCCTTTCGCGACAATGACGACCTCGTCAATCCAAGGCTACTTTGTGGGGTGATGTGTCGTGTAACTCGCTAATCCGACCCGCCTT from Euryarchaeota archaeon harbors:
- a CDS encoding thioredoxin codes for the protein MTPETQTSIQALTSADFDSIALGGHDLVVVDFWAPWCIYCKKLAPIYDELSKKMAGQLRFTKVNADEAPELTKRYGISGLPTLKFFCNGREVGEIIGAPPRERLEAAFREAVASARECLAVSSPTK